One region of Aurantimonas sp. HBX-1 genomic DNA includes:
- a CDS encoding TRAP transporter large permease subunit, translating into MIEFVAHNLAPIMFGSLIIFLLLGYPVAFSLAANGLLFFIIGVELAPLSNDINLFWPLLGALPDRFFGGVMSNDTLLAIPFFTFMGLILERSGMAEDLLDTIGQLFGPLRGGLAYAVIFVGALLAATTGVVAASVIAMGLISLPIMLRYGYDRRLASGVIVASGTLAQIIPPSLVLIVLADQLGRSVGDMYSGALVPALVLTGLYVLYVFAMTMIYPNAAPALPKEARTLGHGVTSLIFAAAGAIILAYLATVFLEGEVEQGAGIWGATIAILAVYFVAVLNKALKLPLLSYLTQQVIIVLIPPLALIFLVLGTIFLGIATPTEGGAMGAVGALILAFGKRRLNLSLMTQAMESTTKLSAFVLFILIGARVFSLTFYGVNGHVWVEELLTAVPGGQTGFLIVVNILVFFLAFFLDFFELAFIIVPLLAPAADKLGIDLIFFGVLLGLNMQTSFMHPPFGFALFYLRSVAARVPYLDRVTGKRMEPVTTGQIYRGAIPFVCIQLVMVGLTILFPQMVMRYKSTAPVQDPSAIQLQIPNFGGEGGLPPLGGASGVGNGAPQNNPLGLPPLGMPPLGAPPAGGAATPAPGGAAKPAPAPAAPAPSMGLPPLDFNNALGGGAPAPAAPPATQPAPASPTPPASAGPGAPIDLSQPPRIQ; encoded by the coding sequence ATGATCGAGTTCGTCGCCCACAATCTCGCGCCGATCATGTTCGGCTCGCTGATCATCTTCCTGCTGCTCGGCTACCCGGTGGCGTTCTCGCTGGCCGCCAACGGCCTCCTGTTCTTCATCATCGGCGTCGAACTGGCGCCGCTGTCGAACGACATCAATCTGTTCTGGCCGCTGCTCGGCGCCCTGCCCGATCGCTTCTTCGGCGGCGTCATGTCGAACGACACGCTGCTCGCCATCCCGTTCTTCACCTTCATGGGGTTGATCCTCGAGCGCTCCGGCATGGCCGAGGACCTGCTCGACACGATCGGCCAGCTGTTCGGCCCGCTGCGCGGCGGCCTCGCCTACGCGGTGATCTTCGTCGGCGCGCTGCTGGCCGCCACGACCGGCGTCGTCGCCGCCTCGGTGATCGCCATGGGCCTGATCTCGCTGCCGATCATGCTGCGCTATGGCTACGATCGCCGGCTGGCCTCGGGCGTCATCGTCGCCTCCGGCACGCTCGCCCAGATCATCCCGCCCTCGCTGGTGCTGATCGTCCTCGCCGACCAGCTCGGCCGCTCCGTCGGCGACATGTATTCCGGCGCGCTCGTTCCGGCGCTGGTTCTGACCGGGCTCTACGTCCTCTACGTCTTCGCGATGACGATGATCTACCCGAACGCCGCGCCGGCCCTGCCGAAGGAAGCGCGCACGCTCGGCCACGGCGTCACCTCGTTGATCTTCGCCGCCGCCGGGGCGATCATCCTGGCCTATCTCGCGACGGTCTTCCTGGAAGGCGAAGTCGAGCAGGGCGCGGGCATCTGGGGTGCCACGATCGCGATCCTGGCGGTGTATTTCGTCGCCGTCCTCAACAAGGCGCTCAAGCTGCCGCTGCTGTCCTACCTGACGCAGCAGGTGATCATCGTCCTGATCCCGCCGCTGGCGCTGATCTTCCTCGTCCTCGGCACCATCTTCCTCGGCATCGCGACACCGACCGAGGGCGGCGCGATGGGCGCCGTCGGCGCGCTGATCCTCGCCTTCGGCAAGCGCCGGCTGAACCTCTCGCTGATGACCCAGGCGATGGAGTCGACCACCAAGCTGTCGGCCTTCGTGCTGTTCATCCTGATCGGCGCCCGGGTATTCTCGCTGACCTTCTACGGCGTCAACGGCCATGTCTGGGTCGAGGAGCTGCTGACGGCCGTGCCCGGCGGCCAGACCGGCTTCCTCATCGTCGTCAACATCCTGGTCTTCTTCCTGGCGTTCTTCCTCGACTTCTTCGAGCTCGCCTTCATCATCGTGCCGCTGCTGGCACCGGCGGCGGACAAGCTGGGCATCGACCTGATCTTCTTCGGGGTGCTGCTCGGGCTGAACATGCAGACCTCGTTCATGCATCCGCCGTTCGGCTTCGCGCTGTTCTACCTGCGCTCCGTGGCGGCCCGCGTGCCGTATCTCGACCGGGTCACCGGCAAGCGGATGGAGCCGGTGACCACCGGGCAGATCTATCGGGGCGCCATCCCGTTCGTCTGCATCCAGCTGGTCATGGTCGGCCTGACGATCCTGTTCCCGCAGATGGTCATGCGCTACAAATCCACGGCGCCGGTGCAGGATCCGTCGGCCATCCAGCTGCAGATCCCGAATTTCGGCGGCGAAGGTGGCCTGCCGCCGCTCGGCGGGGCCTCGGGTGTCGGCAACGGTGCGCCGCAGAACAATCCGCTCGGCCTGCCGCCGCTCGGCATGCCGCCGCTCGGCGCACCCCCGGCTGGCGGGGCGGCGACACCGGCGCCCGGCGGCGCCGCAAAGCCGGCGCCCGCGCCGGCAGCCCCTGCCCCGTCGATGGGCCTGCCGCCGCTCGACTTCAACAATGCCCTTGGTGGCGGAGCCCCGGCTCCCGCGGCGCCGCCGGCGACCCAGCCGGCACCGGCGTCACCGACGCCGCCGGCATCGGCCGGCCCGGGCGCGCCGATCGACCTGTCGCAGCCGCCGCGCATCCAGTGA
- a CDS encoding TRAP transporter small permease subunit, whose product MSALMAFSRGIDRVTTFVGRGVSWLVLVVVLVSAGNAVIRKAFDISSNAWLELQWYLFGAIFMLAAAWTLLKNEHIRVDIVSNVVSKRTRDWIDLLGHIFMLLPFTMLMLWLLYPYVLQSFMRGETSPNAGGLILWPAKALLLAGFALLFLQAISELIKRVGVMFFGVEDTTPMGSAHAEAPELAALAPDQPQGGAEPPADKPREGGPGVIR is encoded by the coding sequence ATGTCGGCGCTCATGGCTTTTTCCCGCGGCATCGACCGCGTGACGACCTTCGTCGGTCGCGGCGTGTCCTGGCTGGTCCTGGTCGTGGTGCTGGTCAGCGCCGGCAACGCGGTCATCCGCAAGGCCTTCGACATCTCCTCCAACGCCTGGCTGGAACTGCAGTGGTACCTGTTCGGCGCGATCTTCATGCTCGCCGCCGCCTGGACCCTCTTGAAAAACGAGCACATTCGCGTCGACATCGTGTCGAACGTCGTGTCGAAGCGGACGCGCGACTGGATCGACCTGCTCGGCCACATCTTCATGCTGCTGCCGTTCACGATGCTGATGCTCTGGTTGCTCTACCCCTACGTGCTGCAGTCCTTCATGCGCGGCGAGACCTCGCCGAATGCCGGCGGGCTGATCCTCTGGCCGGCCAAGGCACTGCTGCTGGCCGGCTTCGCGCTGCTTTTCCTGCAGGCGATCTCCGAGCTCATCAAGCGCGTCGGCGTGATGTTCTTCGGTGTCGAGGACACGACACCGATGGGGTCGGCGCATGCCGAGGCGCCTGAACTCGCCGCCCTTGCTCCCGACCAGCCGCAAGGCGGCGCCGAGCCGCCTGCAGACAAGCCGCGCGAAGGCGGCCCGGGAGTGATCCGATGA
- a CDS encoding indolepyruvate ferredoxin oxidoreductase family protein has product MAMRSVSLDDKYDLSVPDVFLSGTQAVVRLVLLQAHLDRQAGHDTAGYVTGYRGSPLGGLDQQFLRAAARLKQQNIVFEPGLNEDLAATALWGTQQAEVRGEGRHDGVFGIWYGKGPGVDRSGDAFRHANLAGTSRLGGVLALMGDDHTCESSTTAHQSEFAFVDAMIPIFNPAGVQEILDYGLAGFALSRFSGLWTGMKCVKDNIESTATVHAASAGGTFVLPEAAMPPGGLNIRRAAHPLEQEALLHDFRLPAARAFIAANRFNRITHSGGRAPRIGILSLGKSWLDVEQALAGLGIDELGAANCGIRLGKVGVPWPLDPAFVRSFAEGLELVVVVEEKRGLVEPQMKEILYGTANAPLIIGKADEAGHTLFTPKASLDANDIAVAIGRRVLERQPNERLAAAVAGIEKLQAGAHSAPEYALRTPYFCAGCPHNSSTRVPEGARAYAGIGCHYMAQWMDRSTEGFTQMGGEGANWIGERHFSSRGHVFQNLGDGTYNHSGALALRAASASGANVTYKILFNDAVAMTGGQRHEGGLSVPAIAAQVLAEGAKRVVVVSDEPAKHEGDPRLPAGTRLFHRSELDTVQRDLAATEGLTVLIYDQTCAAEKRRRRKRGAFPDPDRRVVINERVCEGCGDCGVQSNCVAVTAVETEFGRKRQIDQSACNKDFSCLEGFCPSFVTVHGGIAHEAERRREAAPTVPEPETAALDEPMGIVITGVGGTGVVTIGAIIGMAAHLDGRGAGIIDMAGLAQKGGAVMSHVRIAPTPADVKSIRVAAGQARLVIGCDMVTAASAKVRSTITRGKTTVVLNSHETLSGEFTRNVDFSFPTRRLLEALGEAAGRERLRVIDAERIAVALFGDAIFANMLMLGLAFQTGALPISRQAIRDALTMNGVAVDTNLAAFEWGRAIAHDPSSIPATEAAAGSGAGLDHRRLSESLDEAVARRAADLAAYQDAAFAERYNARIASIRAAEARVAPGREELADAAARQLYRMMAQKDEYEVARLYTDGSFAAQLGERFARYDRLEFHLAPPIMGEDGPNGRPRKRRFGPWMIFGFRALAAMRRVRGTVLDPFRLSAERKAERAELAAYEATLDGILADLSPGNHQAAAALARWPETLKGYGPVRRRFAAEAAAKRVEAEAAFAGAVRVAEAAE; this is encoded by the coding sequence ATGGCCATGCGCAGTGTTTCGCTGGACGACAAGTACGACCTGTCGGTGCCCGACGTGTTCCTGTCCGGGACCCAGGCCGTGGTGCGGCTGGTGTTGCTGCAGGCACATCTCGACCGCCAGGCCGGCCATGACACGGCCGGTTACGTTACCGGCTATCGCGGCTCGCCGCTGGGCGGGCTCGACCAGCAGTTCCTGAGGGCGGCGGCGCGGCTCAAGCAGCAGAACATCGTCTTCGAGCCGGGCCTCAACGAGGATCTCGCCGCGACCGCCCTCTGGGGCACCCAGCAGGCGGAAGTGCGCGGCGAGGGCCGCCACGACGGCGTCTTCGGCATCTGGTACGGCAAGGGCCCGGGCGTCGACCGATCCGGCGACGCCTTCCGCCACGCCAATCTGGCGGGCACCTCGCGGCTCGGCGGCGTGCTGGCGCTGATGGGCGACGACCACACCTGCGAATCCTCCACCACCGCCCATCAGTCGGAGTTCGCCTTCGTCGACGCGATGATCCCGATCTTCAACCCGGCCGGCGTGCAGGAGATACTCGACTACGGCCTCGCCGGCTTTGCCCTGTCGCGCTTCTCGGGACTGTGGACCGGGATGAAATGCGTCAAGGACAACATCGAATCCACCGCCACGGTGCATGCCGCTTCCGCCGGGGGAACGTTCGTGCTGCCGGAAGCTGCCATGCCGCCCGGCGGCCTCAACATCCGGCGCGCCGCCCATCCGCTGGAGCAGGAGGCGCTGCTGCACGATTTCCGGCTGCCGGCGGCGCGCGCCTTCATCGCCGCCAACCGCTTCAACCGGATCACCCATTCGGGCGGGCGCGCGCCGCGGATCGGCATCCTGTCGCTCGGCAAGTCGTGGCTTGACGTCGAGCAGGCCCTGGCGGGTCTCGGGATCGACGAGCTCGGTGCGGCGAATTGCGGCATCCGCCTCGGCAAGGTCGGGGTGCCCTGGCCGCTCGACCCGGCCTTCGTGCGCAGTTTCGCCGAGGGCCTGGAACTGGTCGTCGTCGTCGAGGAGAAGCGCGGTCTCGTCGAGCCGCAGATGAAGGAGATCCTCTACGGAACCGCGAACGCGCCGCTGATCATCGGCAAGGCCGACGAGGCGGGGCACACGCTGTTCACGCCGAAGGCCTCGCTGGATGCCAACGACATCGCGGTGGCGATCGGCCGGCGCGTCCTGGAGCGCCAGCCCAACGAGCGTCTCGCGGCGGCCGTGGCGGGCATCGAGAAGCTGCAGGCGGGTGCCCACAGCGCACCGGAATACGCGCTGCGGACGCCGTATTTCTGCGCCGGCTGCCCGCACAACAGCTCGACGCGCGTGCCGGAGGGTGCCCGTGCCTATGCCGGCATCGGCTGCCACTACATGGCGCAGTGGATGGATCGTTCGACCGAGGGCTTCACCCAGATGGGCGGCGAGGGCGCCAACTGGATCGGCGAGCGGCACTTCTCCAGTCGCGGACACGTGTTCCAGAATCTCGGCGACGGCACCTACAACCATTCCGGCGCGCTCGCCCTGCGCGCCGCCTCCGCCTCCGGGGCCAACGTCACCTACAAGATCCTCTTCAACGACGCCGTGGCGATGACCGGCGGCCAGCGCCACGAGGGCGGGCTGTCGGTGCCGGCGATCGCGGCGCAGGTCCTCGCGGAGGGCGCAAAGCGGGTGGTGGTCGTCTCGGACGAGCCGGCCAAGCACGAAGGCGACCCGCGCCTGCCCGCCGGCACCAGGCTGTTCCACCGCTCGGAACTCGACACCGTGCAGCGGGACCTCGCGGCAACCGAAGGCCTGACGGTGCTGATCTACGACCAGACTTGCGCGGCCGAGAAGCGCCGGCGGCGCAAGCGCGGTGCGTTTCCCGATCCCGACCGGCGGGTGGTCATCAACGAGCGGGTCTGCGAGGGCTGCGGCGATTGCGGCGTGCAGTCGAACTGCGTCGCGGTGACCGCCGTCGAGACCGAGTTCGGCCGCAAGCGCCAGATCGACCAGTCGGCCTGCAACAAGGATTTCTCCTGCCTCGAGGGGTTCTGTCCGTCCTTCGTCACCGTCCATGGCGGGATCGCGCATGAGGCGGAACGGCGCCGCGAGGCCGCGCCCACCGTGCCGGAGCCCGAGACCGCGGCGCTCGACGAGCCCATGGGCATCGTCATCACCGGCGTCGGCGGCACCGGGGTGGTCACGATCGGTGCGATCATCGGCATGGCGGCGCATCTCGACGGCCGCGGCGCCGGGATCATCGACATGGCCGGGCTCGCCCAGAAGGGCGGGGCGGTGATGAGCCATGTGCGGATCGCCCCGACGCCGGCCGACGTCAAGTCGATCCGGGTCGCCGCGGGCCAGGCGCGGCTGGTCATCGGCTGCGACATGGTCACCGCGGCCTCCGCCAAGGTCCGCTCGACGATCACACGGGGCAAGACCACCGTCGTCCTCAACAGCCACGAGACGCTGTCGGGCGAGTTCACCCGCAACGTCGATTTCTCGTTTCCGACGCGGCGGCTGCTGGAGGCGCTCGGCGAGGCGGCTGGCAGGGAGCGGCTTCGCGTCATCGATGCGGAGCGCATTGCCGTGGCGCTGTTCGGCGACGCGATCTTCGCCAACATGCTGATGCTGGGCCTTGCCTTCCAGACCGGCGCGCTGCCGATCTCGCGGCAGGCGATCCGCGACGCGCTGACGATGAACGGCGTGGCGGTCGACACCAATCTCGCCGCCTTCGAATGGGGCCGGGCGATCGCCCATGACCCTTCGTCCATTCCGGCAACCGAGGCAGCCGCCGGAAGCGGCGCCGGCCTCGACCACCGCCGCCTGTCGGAAAGCCTCGACGAAGCGGTGGCCCGGCGGGCAGCGGATCTCGCCGCCTATCAGGATGCGGCCTTCGCCGAGCGTTACAACGCGCGGATCGCGTCAATCCGGGCAGCGGAAGCGCGCGTCGCGCCGGGCCGCGAGGAGCTGGCGGATGCCGCGGCGCGGCAGCTCTACCGGATGATGGCGCAGAAGGACGAGTACGAGGTGGCGCGGCTCTACACCGACGGAAGCTTCGCGGCGCAGCTCGGCGAGCGCTTCGCGCGCTACGACCGGCTGGAGTTCCATCTGGCGCCGCCGATCATGGGCGAGGACGGGCCGAACGGCCGACCCCGCAAGCGCCGCTTCGGGCCTTGGATGATATTCGGCTTCCGGGCGCTGGCGGCGATGCGGCGGGTCCGGGGCACGGTGCTGGATCCCTTCCGCCTTTCCGCCGAACGCAAGGCCGAACGCGCCGAGCTGGCGGCCTACGAGGCGACGCTCGACGGGATCCTTGCCGACCTCTCGCCGGGCAATCACCAGGCGGCCGCGGCGCTTGCGCGCTGGCCGGAAACGCTGAAGGGCTACGGCCCGGTCCGGCGGCGCTTCGCCGCCGAGGCGGCGGCGAAGCGGGTTGAAGCCGAAGCCGCCTTTGCCGGCGCCGTGCGCGTCGCGGAAGCCGCCGAATAG
- a CDS encoding regulatory protein RecX yields MERPVPRPITPEWLFRTAAHYLERYASTTANLQRVLERKVMRRAHARGEDAAEHLGLVETTVARFVELGLVDDRAFAEGRLASLRRRGTSRRMTTAKLLEKGVEKALVEELVAADETSERGAAQAYAKRRRLGPWRSRQREERRDRDVAAMVRAGFAFPDAAAAIDSDADADEA; encoded by the coding sequence GTGGAGCGCCCCGTCCCGCGGCCGATCACCCCGGAATGGCTGTTCCGGACCGCCGCGCATTATCTGGAGCGCTACGCCTCCACCACCGCCAACCTCCAGCGCGTGCTGGAGCGCAAGGTGATGCGCAGAGCCCATGCGCGCGGCGAGGATGCCGCCGAGCACCTCGGCCTGGTCGAGACGACGGTGGCGCGCTTCGTCGAACTCGGGCTCGTCGACGATCGGGCGTTCGCGGAGGGCCGTCTCGCGAGCCTTCGCCGGCGCGGCACCTCGCGGCGGATGACCACGGCGAAGCTTCTCGAAAAGGGCGTCGAGAAGGCGCTGGTGGAGGAACTCGTTGCGGCCGACGAGACCAGCGAGCGCGGTGCGGCGCAGGCCTATGCCAAGCGCCGGCGGCTGGGGCCGTGGCGGAGCCGCCAGCGCGAGGAACGGCGCGACCGTGACGTCGCGGCGATGGTGCGGGCTGGTTTCGCGTTCCCCGACGCCGCGGCAGCCATCGACAGCGATGCGGACGCGGACGAAGCCTAG
- a CDS encoding type 1 glutamine amidotransferase domain-containing protein, producing MPNINQAKIAILATDGFEQSELFEPLEKLRQAGAEVHVLSTKSGSIKAWDKDDWGKTVPVDKLLSEVRVSEYDGLVLPGGQINPDVLRADPKVVSFVREFFNSKKPLAAICHAPWLLIEADVVRGRSVTSFKSIKTDVVNAGGNWEDSEVVVDEALITSRNPGDLPAFIAKIIEEVEEGRHEDRKVA from the coding sequence ATGCCGAACATCAATCAGGCCAAGATCGCCATACTCGCCACCGACGGCTTCGAGCAGTCCGAGCTCTTCGAGCCGCTGGAGAAGCTGCGACAGGCGGGCGCCGAAGTTCATGTCCTTTCGACCAAGTCCGGCTCCATCAAGGCTTGGGACAAGGACGACTGGGGCAAGACCGTGCCGGTCGACAAGCTGCTCTCCGAGGTTCGCGTCTCCGAGTATGACGGCCTCGTCCTGCCGGGCGGACAGATCAACCCGGACGTGCTGCGCGCCGATCCCAAGGTGGTCAGCTTCGTGCGCGAGTTCTTCAACTCGAAGAAGCCGCTCGCCGCGATCTGCCATGCGCCGTGGCTGCTGATCGAGGCCGACGTGGTCCGCGGGCGGAGCGTCACCTCGTTCAAGTCGATCAAGACCGATGTGGTCAATGCCGGCGGCAACTGGGAGGATTCCGAGGTCGTGGTCGACGAGGCGTTGATCACCTCGCGCAACCCCGGCGACCTGCCGGCCTTCATCGCCAAGATCATCGAGGAGGTCGAAGAGGGCAGGCACGAGGACCGCAAGGTCGCCTGA
- a CDS encoding aa3-type cytochrome c oxidase subunit IV, which yields MAGTPEFDINNPAEMDYPEHERTYSRFLAMTKWGSATILAILVGMLVGLIAGAGVIASVFSFLIVMAIAWIVFR from the coding sequence ATGGCCGGCACGCCCGAATTCGACATCAACAACCCCGCGGAAATGGACTATCCCGAGCACGAGCGGACCTATTCCCGCTTTCTGGCGATGACCAAGTGGGGCTCTGCCACCATCCTGGCGATCCTCGTCGGCATGCTGGTGGGACTGATCGCAGGCGCCGGCGTGATTGCCTCCGTGTTCTCGTTCCTGATCGTCATGGCGATCGCCTGGATCGTCTTCCGCTGA
- a CDS encoding DUF992 domain-containing protein gives MKTVISSVALAAALAMSPLAVGAASAGEVGLLGCSSDGNTGFIIGSSEDLVCDFTPADGGPVERYKATLDTFGLDVGVTGRTVMSWAVVAAGDGGYQPSALAGTYVGASADASAVVGGGANVLVGGADNSYSLQPVSVQAQEGINAAIGVTKFTLEPVAPQPVVIEKRTTIIQQ, from the coding sequence ATGAAAACCGTCATCTCTTCCGTCGCCCTTGCGGCGGCCCTGGCCATGTCTCCCCTCGCCGTCGGCGCCGCGTCGGCTGGCGAAGTCGGCCTGCTCGGCTGCAGCAGCGATGGTAACACCGGCTTCATCATCGGCTCCTCCGAAGACCTGGTCTGTGACTTCACGCCGGCCGACGGCGGCCCGGTGGAGCGCTACAAGGCGACCCTCGACACGTTCGGCCTCGACGTCGGCGTCACCGGCCGTACCGTGATGAGCTGGGCCGTGGTGGCGGCGGGCGACGGCGGCTATCAGCCGAGCGCGCTCGCGGGCACCTATGTCGGCGCCAGCGCCGATGCTTCGGCGGTCGTCGGCGGCGGCGCCAACGTTCTGGTGGGCGGAGCCGACAACAGCTACTCGCTGCAGCCGGTCAGCGTCCAGGCGCAGGAGGGCATCAATGCCGCGATCGGCGTGACCAAGTTCACGCTGGAACCGGTCGCTCCGCAGCCGGTCGTCATCGAGAAGCGCACGACGATCATCCAGCAGTAA
- a CDS encoding tetratricopeptide repeat protein — translation MLASLAACQSDGSNAPLVQAIALDQNQGLDQNIASLTQTVNANPSNPEVYNVRGTAYGRAGQYDAAIADFATAIRLDPNFYQAYANRALIYRQTNQPALAIEDYNAALRINPNYDSAYIGRGNVYRVAGRNQEALADFQRAIDLNTTDPRAYHNRGLLYQLDGQHKQAIEDFSTSISLQATAPEPYSGRGVSYLALGDEENAFTDFNAALKLDDKKAEYWTNQAVIFERRGDRQRAFRSYARAAQLDPNYRPAKDGMARTSGPAGA, via the coding sequence ATGCTCGCGTCGCTCGCCGCCTGCCAGTCGGACGGATCGAATGCGCCGCTCGTCCAGGCCATCGCGCTCGACCAGAACCAGGGTCTCGACCAGAACATCGCATCGCTGACCCAGACGGTGAACGCCAACCCGAGCAATCCGGAAGTCTACAACGTGCGGGGTACGGCCTATGGCCGCGCCGGTCAGTACGATGCCGCCATCGCCGATTTCGCCACCGCGATCCGGCTCGACCCGAATTTCTACCAGGCCTACGCCAACCGCGCGCTGATCTATCGCCAGACCAACCAGCCGGCGCTGGCGATCGAGGACTACAACGCCGCCCTGCGGATCAATCCGAACTACGATTCCGCCTATATCGGCCGGGGCAACGTCTACCGCGTCGCCGGTCGCAACCAGGAGGCGCTCGCGGACTTCCAGCGGGCGATCGATCTCAACACCACCGACCCGCGCGCCTACCACAATCGCGGCCTGCTCTATCAGCTCGACGGCCAGCACAAGCAGGCGATCGAGGATTTCTCCACCTCGATCTCCCTGCAGGCGACGGCGCCAGAGCCCTATTCCGGCCGCGGCGTTTCCTACCTTGCGCTGGGAGACGAGGAGAACGCCTTCACCGACTTCAACGCCGCGCTGAAGCTCGACGACAAGAAGGCCGAGTACTGGACCAACCAGGCGGTCATCTTCGAACGGCGCGGCGACCGCCAGCGCGCCTTCCGCTCCTACGCCCGGGCGGCGCAGCTCGATCCCAATTACCGTCCGGCCAAGGACGGCATGGCGCGGACCAGCGGACCGGCCGGCGCCTGA
- the rpsU gene encoding 30S ribosomal protein S21, giving the protein MQVLVRDNNVDQALRALKKKLQREGIFREMKMRNHYEKPSEKRAREKAEAVRRARKLARKRAQREGLVAGGRSL; this is encoded by the coding sequence GTGCAGGTACTCGTCCGCGACAACAATGTCGATCAGGCTCTTCGCGCCCTGAAGAAGAAGCTGCAGCGCGAGGGCATCTTCCGTGAGATGAAGATGCGGAACCATTATGAGAAGCCCTCGGAGAAGCGCGCCCGCGAGAAGGCCGAGGCGGTCCGCCGCGCCCGCAAGCTGGCGCGCAAGCGCGCCCAGCGCGAGGGCCTGGTAGCCGGCGGGCGCAGCCTCTAG
- a CDS encoding DUF2380 domain-containing protein — MTKTRLALLAAFAAALLPASPAAAADVPRIALADFYYLDTSGEPGDRDSEHRQRVELFETVLRERIAATGRFEVVPLECALPECGVGSLSVEDAVDAAERADADYVLLGAIQKISTLVGTGRLDLVDVPRRRSAMSRVLSFRGDSDEAFRRAAEFSARNVVEADLSDAADAAE, encoded by the coding sequence ATGACGAAGACCCGCCTCGCCTTGCTGGCCGCTTTCGCCGCGGCCCTGCTGCCGGCATCGCCCGCCGCTGCCGCCGATGTGCCGCGCATCGCGCTGGCCGATTTCTACTATCTCGATACGTCGGGCGAACCTGGCGACCGCGACAGCGAGCACCGCCAGCGGGTCGAATTGTTCGAGACCGTGCTGCGCGAGCGGATCGCCGCCACCGGCCGCTTCGAGGTGGTGCCGCTCGAATGCGCGCTGCCCGAATGCGGCGTCGGCTCGCTGAGCGTCGAGGACGCCGTCGACGCGGCCGAACGGGCGGATGCCGACTACGTGCTGCTCGGGGCGATCCAGAAGATCTCGACGCTGGTCGGGACCGGACGCCTCGACCTCGTCGACGTGCCGCGCCGGCGCAGCGCGATGAGCCGGGTCCTGTCGTTCCGGGGAGACTCCGACGAGGCCTTCCGGCGCGCCGCCGAATTCTCCGCCCGCAACGTGGTCGAGGCCGATCTTTCCGACGCAGCCGACGCCGCGGAATAG